In Neokomagataea tanensis, one genomic interval encodes:
- a CDS encoding diguanylate cyclase domain-containing protein produces the protein MSQPILSTFPNHEQTADMLGRPHWTNETLATALLKIRSAILPRLGAAAALSYLNTLSKADMILFHGSTLSEHTPILHKTAALPQHLQQHLLSLSCITSEVRRFRSIDNAVLISETIRSQSPLVLVCWQKQPWTQQDITVLKTILANLCGLFELDALHRRVHSNTHYDIASNLLNWKGLHAEITRRCRRLDRDNKAATFMLAYIPGLDNLLAKRSLESFENALEQCVALLRNAVRPTDAISRLSGNTFGLWLDGGDRFAIAERAERMTAHGIPLLLDPPAHLSLHIGLVCREAGAAHETADTLLERATLALNTGLREGVKWRFSHEAP, from the coding sequence ATGTCTCAGCCAATCCTCTCGACGTTCCCAAATCACGAGCAAACCGCCGATATGTTGGGCCGTCCCCATTGGACCAATGAGACTCTGGCCACTGCTCTACTGAAAATTCGGTCTGCGATTTTGCCAAGGCTCGGCGCGGCTGCTGCGCTTTCATATCTTAACACTTTGTCAAAAGCAGACATGATCTTGTTCCATGGCAGCACGCTGTCTGAACACACCCCGATTTTGCACAAAACTGCAGCTTTGCCTCAGCACCTGCAACAGCATCTGCTCTCGCTCAGTTGCATCACGTCAGAAGTTCGCAGATTTCGTAGCATCGACAACGCTGTGCTTATTTCCGAAACTATCCGGAGCCAGTCACCCTTGGTCCTTGTTTGTTGGCAAAAACAACCATGGACGCAACAAGATATAACCGTCTTAAAAACTATTCTCGCCAATTTATGCGGTTTGTTTGAACTCGATGCCCTACACCGGCGCGTTCATTCCAACACGCATTATGATATCGCATCGAATTTACTGAACTGGAAAGGCTTACACGCAGAGATAACGCGCCGCTGCCGCCGCTTAGACCGTGATAACAAGGCTGCCACGTTCATGCTCGCTTACATTCCTGGTCTGGATAACCTACTCGCCAAGCGTAGCCTTGAAAGCTTTGAAAATGCGCTTGAGCAATGTGTTGCCTTGCTAAGGAACGCGGTTCGCCCCACCGATGCAATTAGCCGCTTGAGTGGTAATACCTTCGGTCTTTGGCTCGATGGTGGGGACCGCTTTGCCATTGCAGAGCGTGCCGAACGTATGACGGCACACGGCATCCCGTTGTTGCTTGACCCACCAGCGCATCTGTCTTTGCACATTGGCCTCGTTTGCCGCGAGGCAGGAGCCGCTCACGAAACGGCAGATACACTTTTAGAGCGCGCCACGCTCGCTCTCAATACCGGCCTGAGAGAAGGCGTAAAATGGCGCTTCTCTCATGAAGCGCCATAA
- the dapD gene encoding 2,3,4,5-tetrahydropyridine-2,6-dicarboxylate N-succinyltransferase produces MSQDTLRAAIDSLWERRTTLNSQTEGADREVIETVLRDLDSGVRRVAEPTSDGWVVHEWLKKAVLLSFRLNDSRVMERGCAGVSGFDKVPLKFEGWDQFRFSEAGFRAVPGAVVRRSAFIAPNVVLMPSFVNVGAYVDSGTMVDTWATVGSCAQIGKNVHISGGAGIGGVLEPLQAAPVIIEDDCFIGARSEVAEGVIIERGAVLSMGVFIGASTKVVDRATGEIFQGRVPAYSVVVPGTLPPKEPGQPSLACAVIVKRVDERTRSKTSINDLLRD; encoded by the coding sequence ATGTCTCAGGATACGCTGCGCGCTGCTATCGATTCTCTTTGGGAACGTCGTACGACGTTGAACTCTCAGACTGAGGGCGCAGATCGTGAAGTGATTGAGACGGTTTTGCGCGACCTGGATTCAGGCGTTCGTCGTGTTGCTGAACCGACATCTGACGGCTGGGTTGTGCATGAGTGGCTGAAAAAGGCCGTGCTGCTTTCTTTCCGTTTGAATGATAGCCGCGTAATGGAGCGGGGCTGCGCGGGTGTATCCGGGTTCGATAAGGTGCCTCTTAAGTTCGAGGGCTGGGATCAGTTCCGTTTTTCTGAGGCAGGTTTCCGTGCGGTTCCGGGGGCTGTTGTCCGTCGTTCAGCGTTCATTGCACCAAACGTGGTGCTGATGCCGAGCTTTGTTAACGTAGGCGCGTATGTCGATAGCGGCACTATGGTCGACACATGGGCAACGGTTGGTTCTTGTGCACAGATCGGTAAAAACGTGCATATCAGCGGTGGTGCCGGCATTGGTGGCGTGTTGGAGCCTTTGCAGGCAGCGCCTGTCATCATCGAAGATGATTGCTTCATTGGTGCTCGTTCAGAAGTGGCAGAGGGCGTCATCATTGAGCGCGGTGCCGTCTTGTCTATGGGTGTGTTCATTGGCGCTTCCACTAAAGTGGTGGATCGTGCAACGGGCGAGATCTTCCAAGGGCGCGTTCCAGCGTATTCCGTTGTCGTCCCAGGGACGTTGCCTCCGAAAGAGCCAGGACAACCATCTTTGGCATGTGCAGTAATTGTGAAGCGTGTCGATGAGCGTACACGTTCCAAGACGTCCATCAACGACCTGCTGCGCGATTAA
- the dapE gene encoding succinyl-diaminopimelate desuccinylase, producing MLRCRSVTPADDGAQACLITALEALGFTVTQLPFGPPDAPTPNFYARRGEGKPRLCFAGHTDVVPPGQGWAHDPFEAVIQDGMLFGRGIADMKGGLACSVAAVARVLAEGEPKGAISFLVTGDEEGPARYGTKPVIEWLAERGELPDFCLLGEPTNPAFLGETIKIGRRGSMNAQIIVQGVQGHVAYPHRADNPVHRLLAILGEMTGRILDEGNAWFAPSSLQVTSVDVGNTATNVIPAQASAMVNIRFNDCHTGAGLEAWLRDVTLTHAPKADVQVSISGEAFLTEPAEPVECLQSAVEAVTGHRPALDTGGGTSDARFIALHCPVAEFGLVGATMHKTDEHVSLSSLEELTEIYRTFMKRFGL from the coding sequence ATGCTGCGTTGTCGCTCTGTCACCCCGGCGGATGATGGAGCGCAGGCATGCCTTATAACGGCATTGGAAGCGCTGGGCTTCACGGTTACGCAACTGCCATTTGGCCCCCCGGATGCCCCGACGCCGAATTTTTATGCGCGTCGCGGTGAGGGTAAGCCACGTTTGTGTTTTGCTGGCCATACAGATGTTGTTCCGCCCGGTCAGGGATGGGCGCATGACCCGTTTGAGGCTGTCATCCAAGACGGCATGCTGTTTGGGCGTGGTATTGCAGATATGAAGGGTGGCTTGGCCTGCTCCGTCGCTGCAGTTGCTCGTGTATTGGCGGAAGGCGAGCCAAAAGGCGCGATATCCTTTTTAGTGACAGGTGATGAAGAAGGGCCTGCGCGTTACGGCACAAAGCCTGTCATTGAGTGGTTGGCAGAACGAGGCGAATTGCCGGATTTTTGTCTTTTAGGCGAGCCGACGAACCCAGCTTTTTTGGGTGAGACGATTAAAATTGGTCGTCGTGGAAGCATGAACGCGCAAATTATTGTGCAGGGTGTACAAGGCCATGTCGCCTATCCTCATCGTGCGGATAACCCGGTGCACCGACTCCTTGCTATCCTAGGCGAGATGACGGGACGCATTCTGGATGAGGGGAATGCGTGGTTTGCTCCTTCCTCTTTGCAGGTCACAAGCGTTGATGTCGGTAATACGGCGACAAATGTGATCCCTGCGCAGGCAAGTGCGATGGTGAATATCCGCTTTAATGACTGCCATACAGGAGCGGGGCTTGAAGCGTGGCTACGAGATGTCACGCTCACACATGCGCCAAAGGCGGACGTGCAGGTTAGCATTAGCGGTGAAGCGTTTCTGACTGAGCCTGCTGAGCCTGTAGAGTGTTTGCAGTCTGCTGTTGAAGCCGTGACGGGACACCGTCCTGCGCTTGATACAGGTGGCGGTACGTCAGATGCACGCTTTATAGCTCTGCATTGCCCTGTTGCTGAGTTTGGACTTGTTGGCGCGACCATGCACAAAACGGATGAGCATGTCTCGTTGTCCAGCTTGGAAGAACTGACCGAAATTTACCGGACGTTTATGAAAAGGTTTGGATTGTGA
- a CDS encoding glycosyltransferase family 61 protein, with protein sequence MDIPSGLYIDDAIRAQKPGFAWQLIAEEAGGPRRPPRFTLGPIPAHFGDWFYGDRLAPSCGIYTLDDISLASDRVIVKDGATIFIERTGMHEGSVRENVHSPEPDRELHFDQDVVLLCGPAYQIYGHWLVDFLPRLLLLREAGHALETLHYLLPHNLLDFSWNWLEFLGIPRENVSTYDVVRDRCHIKRAIIPTCIRGNSRATPILGQMFQKLRGDTESNAAQTPKRKIFVSRALWGNTTRQLINQEDVENFVKELGFDVIYPERLSLAEQIETFSTASIIMGEYGSGLHNSVLAPAGAEIITLRGTMGHPGFLQSGLCDASDQECSYIFGNQDENSGAFTIRHEDLDLFRYFLSYLEK encoded by the coding sequence ATGGATATTCCTTCCGGCCTCTACATTGACGACGCAATCCGCGCCCAAAAGCCCGGCTTTGCTTGGCAACTCATCGCTGAAGAAGCCGGAGGACCCCGACGGCCCCCACGTTTCACGCTTGGCCCCATTCCTGCACATTTTGGGGATTGGTTTTACGGGGATCGGCTAGCGCCGTCCTGCGGAATTTATACCCTAGATGATATCTCCCTCGCCTCTGACAGGGTGATTGTTAAAGACGGCGCGACTATCTTCATTGAACGCACAGGCATGCACGAAGGCTCCGTACGAGAGAATGTACACAGCCCCGAGCCTGACCGTGAACTACATTTCGATCAAGATGTGGTTCTACTTTGCGGTCCAGCTTATCAAATTTATGGACACTGGCTTGTCGATTTCCTGCCGCGCCTGCTTCTTTTACGCGAAGCCGGACATGCGCTTGAAACACTCCACTATCTCTTACCGCATAATCTTCTCGATTTCTCTTGGAATTGGCTCGAATTTTTAGGCATTCCTCGAGAGAATGTTTCTACCTACGATGTCGTGCGGGATAGGTGTCACATTAAGCGCGCTATCATTCCTACCTGTATCCGTGGGAATTCGCGGGCCACCCCTATTTTAGGGCAGATGTTCCAAAAACTGCGCGGGGACACAGAGAGTAACGCTGCACAAACACCAAAGCGCAAAATTTTTGTTTCTCGAGCGCTATGGGGCAATACAACGCGCCAATTAATTAACCAAGAGGACGTGGAAAATTTCGTTAAGGAACTAGGGTTCGACGTTATTTACCCAGAACGTCTCAGCTTGGCCGAACAAATCGAAACATTCTCAACAGCATCCATCATCATGGGTGAATATGGTTCAGGACTACACAACTCAGTCCTAGCGCCTGCCGGTGCAGAAATCATTACGCTGCGTGGTACTATGGGTCACCCCGGCTTTTTACAGTCCGGCTTGTGCGACGCCAGCGACCAAGAATGCTCGTATATTTTTGGCAATCAGGACGAAAATTCCGGTGCTTTTACCATCCGTCACGAGGACTTAGATTTATTCCGGTATTTTCTTTCTTACCTTGAGAAGTAA
- a CDS encoding DUF4422 domain-containing protein produces the protein MRVKIFSCHYKTPAKPVNNELFADILSGAKSDPDGHFIGDLDGENISEQNVFSEIRHHYYVWKNLLDDYEYIGFDHYRRRFFITPMPFEKLNKISPHFAGQRDAFDADQKLHEIEQSREDFLEHLNIRDSFSVSESQNFKNWLSQYDVIVPRMWHLHDRPDLESEWKNSGLPPQMWELFMEAMRNHKQFLPLPHYPVRTSNHNSIFIMKTELFDEYMSGLFGTIKDLEALMEGKIHHFPRMWGYVAEKALNYFILAQRKKNPFFNVAQLPLIVRTIHDDL, from the coding sequence ATGCGAGTGAAGATTTTCTCATGCCATTATAAGACGCCGGCGAAACCTGTTAATAACGAATTATTTGCTGATATCCTCTCCGGCGCTAAGAGCGATCCAGACGGCCATTTCATTGGTGATCTAGATGGGGAGAACATCTCTGAGCAAAACGTTTTCAGCGAAATCCGGCATCACTACTATGTTTGGAAAAACCTTCTCGATGATTACGAGTACATAGGCTTTGATCATTACCGTCGGCGTTTTTTTATTACGCCAATGCCTTTTGAAAAGTTAAACAAAATCTCACCCCATTTTGCTGGGCAACGCGATGCTTTTGACGCTGATCAGAAGCTTCATGAAATTGAACAAAGCCGAGAAGACTTTCTAGAACACCTAAATATCAGAGATAGTTTTTCAGTTTCGGAAAGCCAGAATTTTAAAAATTGGCTCTCACAGTATGATGTTATTGTACCCCGTATGTGGCACTTGCACGACCGCCCAGATCTCGAAAGCGAATGGAAAAATAGCGGCCTTCCTCCCCAGATGTGGGAATTGTTTATGGAAGCCATGCGTAACCACAAACAATTTTTACCGCTACCGCACTACCCAGTGCGTACCTCGAACCACAATAGTATATTCATCATGAAAACAGAGCTTTTCGATGAATATATGAGCGGCCTCTTTGGAACGATCAAAGATTTGGAAGCTTTAATGGAGGGAAAAATTCATCATTTCCCGAGGATGTGGGGATATGTTGCTGAAAAAGCGTTAAATTACTTTATTCTTGCCCAGCGCAAGAAAAACCCTTTTTTCAACGTGGCACAATTGCCTCTCATCGTACGTACCATACACGACGACCTCTAA